The genomic stretch GAAATCAATAAAAGGATATTTGCGGAGAGAAGGTTTAATATCGTTGAGCGTAAGTTTTTCCAGTTCTTTTTTACGCGAAGTCGCCTGCTTGGATTTGGAGGCGTTCGCCGCGAAACGGGCGATAAAATCCTGCAACTCTTTGGCGCGCTGTTCCATCTTTTTATTCTGGTCGCGCATCTGGCGGGAGATCAGCTGGCTAGTCTGATACCAGAAATCGTAGTTGCCGAGGAACAGGTTGATCTTGCCGTAGTCGACGTCGCAGATGTGCGTACAGACTTTATTGAGAAAATGGCGGTTGTGCGAAACGATGATGATGGTGTTTTCGAACTCCATCAAATAATTTTCCAGCCAGCGCACCGTCTTGATATCCAAATTGTTTGTCGGCTCGTCCAACAAAAGAAGGTCGGGATTTCCGAACAGCGCTTGCGCCAAAAGTACTTTTACTTTCTTTTTCGCGTCCAGTTCTCCCATCAAAACATAGTGATCTTCGTTCGGAATATCCAACTCGTTGAGAAGCATTTCCGCCTCGCTCTCGGCCTCCCAGCCGTTCAGTTCGGCAAATTCGCTTTCCAGTTCGGAAGCGCGCAAGCCGTCTTCTTCCGAAAAATCCGCTTTCGAATAGAGCGCGTCCTTTTCGTCCATGATCTCGACCAGCCGCTTGTGTCCGAGCATGACGGTACGGACCACGGTCTGCGTGTCGAACGCGTTCTGGTTCTGCATCAGAACGGACATCCTTTCGTTTTTATCCAGACTGACCTCGCCCTTATTGGGTTCAATCTCGCCCGAAAGCACCTTCAAAAACGTGGATTTTCCCGCGCCGTTGGCGCCGATGATGCCGTAACAATTCCCTTTGGTGAACTTTATATTGACGTCTTCGAATAATTTTTTACTGCCGTATTGCAAACTTACGTTGGTTACCTGTAACATATCTGCCCTCGAAATTTTTATCAGATCCCATTATAACATAAAAATTTACATATCACAAACATTTTCAACGGAAAACGCACGGCTAAATGCCGTGCGCTCTCTTTATTCGTCGGATATGTTTTTCTTTCTTCGGGTTTTCACGCACTCGTGCAACAAATACTCGATCTGCCCGTTGATCGAACGATATTCGTCGTCGGCCCAGCGCGACAACTCATCGTATAACTGCGCGGAGATCCGCAGCGGTATTTGTTTTTTTGCGTTTTTGTTCTCCTCCATCTCTATTAGGCCCCGATTTAGTAAATAGAACCGCTGTTCACGATGGGCTGGGCGTCCTTATTTCCGCAGAGCACGACCAAAAGATTGGAAACCATGGCGGCCTTTCTTTCTTCGTCCAATTCCACGACGCCGTTTTCGCTGAGTTTGCGGAGCGCCATTTCTACCATTCCCACCGCGCCGTCCACGATCTTCTGGCGCGCGGCTATGATCGCCGACGCCTGCTGGCGCTGCAACATGGCAGCCGCGATCTCGGGCGCATACGCAAGGTGCGCGATGCGCGCTTCCATGATCTCGATGCCCGCCATTTCCACGCGTCCCTGCAATTCTTTTTTCAGAATCTCCGCGATCTCCTGCGAAGAGCCGCGAAGCGACTTTTCATCCCCGTCCGACGCCACGTCGTAAGGATATTGGCGCGCGACCTGACGGATCGCCGCGTCGCACTGCGTGGAAATATAAGATACGTAATTATCCACGCAGAATACCGCACGGGCGGTGTTCGTGATTTTCCAGATAACGACCACGCCGATCTCGATGGGGTTTCCCTCTTCGTCGTTGACTTTTTGTTTGTCGTTATTCAACGTCATCGCTTTCAGCGATAATTTTTTGCCGCCCACGGTGATCTGTCCCGCCGCGGGGTTGACCGCGGAACAAAAGGGATTGATCCAGAAAAAACCTTCGTGTTTCAAGGTCCCGTAGTATTTGCCGAACAAGGTCAGAACGAGAGCCTCGTTGGGCCCCACGACTTTCATGCCGTTGATAAAAACGAGCGCCAGTACGACAAGAATCGCGCCGCCGATTGCAAGGACGACGCTGACCGCGCCCTCTCTCTGCACGCCGAACGCGAACAACGCGATGCCGCCTGCGACCATGATCAGGCTGATGAAAAGCATCAGCCAACCGCTCTTTGCCTGCAAAACTTTTTCATCGATCTGTTTTTCCATAATACCCTCCTGTTTTCGATATCATTTTGATATCATCATTATATCTTATCACGATTATTTTGTCAAATAAAAAAGCGGGGCAGTTCCCGCTTTTTATATATTTTCTATTTCGTCTTCCGTGTAGACGGGTATACCGTTGTCAAGCAAAAGTTGCGCGGTCACTCCGTTGCCGCTCACCTTCGCGCCCGTAAACGAACCGTCGTAGATCACGCCTTTCCCGCAGGAAGGACTTTTCGCTTTCAAAACGGCGAACGCCGCGCCTTCCCGCAGCGCAGTAGCAAGAGCCGCTTGCGCGCCCGCCTCGTATTCGCGCGTCACGTCCCTGCCGTCCCTGGCGATCACCTTTTCTCCGAGGCGTTCC from Candidatus Borkfalkia ceftriaxoniphila encodes the following:
- a CDS encoding ABC-F family ATP-binding cassette domain-containing protein, encoding MLQVTNVSLQYGSKKLFEDVNIKFTKGNCYGIIGANGAGKSTFLKVLSGEIEPNKGEVSLDKNERMSVLMQNQNAFDTQTVVRTVMLGHKRLVEIMDEKDALYSKADFSEEDGLRASELESEFAELNGWEAESEAEMLLNELDIPNEDHYVLMGELDAKKKVKVLLAQALFGNPDLLLLDEPTNNLDIKTVRWLENYLMEFENTIIIVSHNRHFLNKVCTHICDVDYGKINLFLGNYDFWYQTSQLISRQMRDQNKKMEQRAKELQDFIARFAANASKSKQATSRKKELEKLTLNDIKPSLRKYPFIDFKFEREIGNDILMVEGLTKQGYFEDVSFIVQKNDKIGFISDKSTTVTMLFDVLTGKVQPDEGTIRWGKTISLSVLPQNNNEFFDGCDLTLVEWLSQYSNDNYEEYLRGWLGRMLFSGEEALKKAKVLSGGEKVRCMLAKMMLEGSNFLILDEPTNHLDLESITSLNNGMNNFKGCMLFTSHDQELMNTVANRIIEINGTKTYDKNITYDEYLDSLNG
- a CDS encoding TA system antitoxin ParD family protein — encoded protein: MEENKNAKKQIPLRISAQLYDELSRWADDEYRSINGQIEYLLHECVKTRRKKNISDE
- a CDS encoding SPFH domain-containing protein, with the translated sequence MEKQIDEKVLQAKSGWLMLFISLIMVAGGIALFAFGVQREGAVSVVLAIGGAILVVLALVFINGMKVVGPNEALVLTLFGKYYGTLKHEGFFWINPFCSAVNPAAGQITVGGKKLSLKAMTLNNDKQKVNDEEGNPIEIGVVVIWKITNTARAVFCVDNYVSYISTQCDAAIRQVARQYPYDVASDGDEKSLRGSSQEIAEILKKELQGRVEMAGIEIMEARIAHLAYAPEIAAAMLQRQQASAIIAARQKIVDGAVGMVEMALRKLSENGVVELDEERKAAMVSNLLVVLCGNKDAQPIVNSGSIY
- a CDS encoding DUF523 domain-containing protein, translated to MKILVSKCLLGENCRYCGDNCKNERVLALKARYTLVGVCPEQDGGLPTPRQPAERLGEKVIARDGRDVTREYEAGAQAALATALREGAAFAVLKAKSPSCGKGVIYDGSFTGAKVSGNGVTAQLLLDNGIPVYTEDEIENI